TGGGATGAGCTGGGAGAGGCCCTCCAGGCCGGCCCAGGTCTTCTCTCTGGGGACAAACCTTTCGAATGTAGGGCGTGCAACAAAGTGTTCGTGAAGAGCTCAGACCTCCTCAAGCATCTGCGTACTCATACCGGGGAGCGGCCTTATGAGTGCGCCCAGTGCGGCAAGGCCTTCAGTCAGACATCTCACCTGACTCAGCACCAGCGCATCCATAGCGGTGAGACGCCTtatgtgtgcatggtgtgcaGCAAGGCCTTCCGACACAGCTCCTCACTGGTGCGCCATCAGCGCATCCACACAGTCGAGAAGTCATTCCACTGCAACGAGTGTGGTAAGGCCTTCAGCCACGGCTCCAACCTCAGTCAGCACCTAAAGATACACGCAGGAGGGCGGCCCTATGCCTGCGCACAGTGCGGCCGCCGCTTCTGCCGCAACTCACATCTTATTCAGCACGAACGCACGCACACCGGCGAGAAGCCCTATGCCTGCTCCCTCTGTGGCGCAGCCTTTAGTCAAGGCTCCTCGCTCTTCAAGCACCAGCGTGTGCACACCGGAGAGAAGCCTTTCTCTTGTCCACACTGTGGCCGTGCCTTCAGCCACAGCTCCAACCTCACACAGCATCAGCTGCTGCACACGGGCGAACGACCCTTCCGCTGCGGCGACTGTGGCAAGGCCTTTGCCAAGGGCGCAGTGTTGCTCAGCCACAGGCGTATCCACACGGGTGAGAAGCCCTTCGTGTGCACGCAGTGTGGCCGCGCTTTCCGTGAGCGCCCAGCCCTCTTCCATCACCAAAGgatccacacaggagagaaggcCCTGAGGAGGCCCAGGGGCAGTACGCACCCCCAGGCCAGGTCTCTTGGGGTATCCTTAGATGGCGCACCTCCAAAGGCCAGTTCTACCACAGCCCCACCAGCAGTCCCAAAGATAGCTGAGGCCTAAGGTCACAGCTGTGCCCTTCTCTGAAATCCCTTTCACTCACTGTGGAAGAGCCTGTGTTCTCAGCAAATCCACTGTGGTGTGAGGCAGGTACAAGGAAGACTTGCCAGTCAGTTCCATTTACAGCTATATCCTAAAAGAAGCTGTCCTGGAGAGGAATCCATAGACTGCATGAACCCCCCTGGGACTGGTGGAGTAGGCAGGGACTGACCCCGGAACTAATGTGTGACTCTCAGACTTTGATCTTCATGGTAATGCCACTTCAGTATTTCCTGACtgtggctatacaaacaggaaaaGAGCCCGCAATAGGCAGGAGCTCTCAAATTAGCAGCTGGAGATACAACCCCAGTGCATTCCATTTCTTTGGTGCAAGCTTCAGGCAAACAAATGGTTTGTTTCTGTGCCTCAGCCTTCTCCTCTGGGAAATGAAGAGGGAAGGAGATTTGGACCAGTAGAGGATGATGCTATAAAATATTCTAGCAGCCGGATATCGTGACACATGACTTTAAACCCgggtcttgggaggcagaggcaggcatgtctcttctgagttgaaggtcagcctggtctacatagtgagttccaggtctcaatcagagttacacagtgaaaccctgtctaaacaaGGAGTAAATGTTCTTATAGGATCCAGATAAAGTCCAAGTAGACTCACAGCCAGCCATGTGCTAGGTGCTGCCCAGTGAGCAGCTTGTGGGTCTTGTATTGATTTCTCTGCTTCAAACAAGAAAGCTCAGGTGGCACAGAAGAGTTAGTGTGGCCTAGAGCACAAGGCAGAACCAGGGTTGAACTCAGGTGGACTTCTCCAGTCTCCATCCAGGCTCGAAGGGCTGGCATAACCCACCAATA
This Mus musculus strain C57BL/6J chromosome 7, GRCm38.p6 C57BL/6J DNA region includes the following protein-coding sequences:
- the Zfp324 gene encoding zinc finger protein 324A isoform 1 (isoform 1 is encoded by transcript variant 1), whose product is MPRSLARHAPPPLQIPAAATWPLTNPPRRWMAFEDVAVYFSQEEWMFLNAAQRALYRHVMLENFALVDSIGPSVSRPRVIIQLQRGEEPWVPNRTNRGPGRGAHRRSSLGSNYSTRERHVSRTPPGATCDRPDRIPTSILPPAGAYPDAKILEGHQSACPSLQKKPTGVSVIYWEQLLLGSSSSEATVSLRLTSPVGVPENGSSRGKAFSDFLAPGKQPRVAEQRKPEMQLTPGRTFQSIPDLHGAEEGRGMSEAWHESQGDPNVTEARIWDELGEALQAGPGLLSGDKPFECRACNKVFVKSSDLLKHLRTHTGERPYECAQCGKAFSQTSHLTQHQRIHSGETPYVCMVCSKAFRHSSSLVRHQRIHTVEKSFHCNECGKAFSHGSNLSQHLKIHAGGRPYACAQCGRRFCRNSHLIQHERTHTGEKPYACSLCGAAFSQGSSLFKHQRVHTGEKPFSCPHCGRAFSHSSNLTQHQLLHTGERPFRCGDCGKAFAKGAVLLSHRRIHTGEKPFVCTQCGRAFRERPALFHHQRIHTGEKALRRPRGSTHPQARSLGVSLDGAPPKASSTTAPPAVPKIAEA
- the Zfp324 gene encoding zinc finger protein 324A isoform X1 translates to MAFEDVAVYFSQEEWMFLNAAQRALYRHVMLENFALVDSIGPSVSRPRVIIQLQRGEEPWVPNRTNRGPGRGAHRRSSLGSNYSTRERHVSRTPPGATCDRPDRIPTSILPPAGAYPDAKILEGHQSACPSLQKKPTGVSVIYWEQLLLGSSSSEATVSLRLTSPVGVPENGSSRGKAFSDFLAPGKQPRVAEQRKPEMQLTPGRTFQSIPDLHGAEEGRGMSEAWHESQGDPNVTEARIWDELGEALQAGPGLLSGDKPFECRACNKVFVKSSDLLKHLRTHTGERPYECAQCGKAFSQTSHLTQHQRIHSGETPYVCMVCSKAFRHSSSLVRHQRIHTVEKSFHCNECGKAFSHGSNLSQHLKIHAGGRPYACAQCGRRFCRNSHLIQHERTHTGEKPYACSLCGAAFSQGSSLFKHQRVHTGEKPFSCPHCGRAFSHSSNLTQHQLLHTGERPFRCGDCGKAFAKGAVLLSHRRIHTGEKPFVCTQCGRAFRERPALFHHQRIHTGEKALRRPRGSTHPQARSLGVSLDGAPPKASSTTAPPAVPKIAEA
- the Zfp324 gene encoding zinc finger protein 324A isoform 2 (isoform 2 is encoded by transcript variant 3), with product MQLTPGRTFQSIPDLHGAEEGRGMSEAWHESQGDPNVTEARIWDELGEALQAGPGLLSGDKPFECRACNKVFVKSSDLLKHLRTHTGERPYECAQCGKAFSQTSHLTQHQRIHSGETPYVCMVCSKAFRHSSSLVRHQRIHTVEKSFHCNECGKAFSHGSNLSQHLKIHAGGRPYACAQCGRRFCRNSHLIQHERTHTGEKPYACSLCGAAFSQGSSLFKHQRVHTGEKPFSCPHCGRAFSHSSNLTQHQLLHTGERPFRCGDCGKAFAKGAVLLSHRRIHTGEKPFVCTQCGRAFRERPALFHHQRIHTGEKALRRPRGSTHPQARSLGVSLDGAPPKASSTTAPPAVPKIAEA